One window of Prosthecodimorpha staleyi genomic DNA carries:
- a CDS encoding circularly permuted type 2 ATP-grasp protein, translating to MTETAQLEFEMRFAGSAGAPGSEAVRALLAGYRPEAGVHDEMMAEDGRPRAHWLPLLNLLAGLGPNEVRRRFALADRHLADAGVVYRVYGDETGAERPWPLSHLPLVLAEADWSALAAGIVQRAELLEAILADLYGPADLVRQGHLPAALVAGNGEFLRPLVGVKPAGGHHLHVFAADVTRGPDGRWWVLGDRTQAPSGAGYAIENRIALSSRGLPDVFRALRIERLTRFFQALRSGLAKASGRDEPRIALLSPGPANETYFEHAYLARVLGFLLVEGGDLSVRGDQVWLRTVEGPIRADVILRRLDADFADPLELNAHSRIGVPGLMQAVRAGTVVIANALGAGLVEAPALMPFLPALSRHLLGEDLRLSNLATWWCGDPDARAAVIGDIRAKALAPAFGRTLRGTLDNMGVNGADLSPDDMKRLIAAMERRGTDFVGQEPVRLATTPVFERGRLQPRPFALRVFAARGPDGWTVMPGGLCRISDRPDARALSMQRGGRSADVWVATSAAPEPSLLVPDPDQVEIRRDTGALPSRAADNLYWLGRYLERTEATLRLARSLAGQTSDDGPDTGDGPSTRHVADLLAAWGATPFGLDDYAEIVREALGGTSVGAAPQLAREARRTASVVRDRLSPDAWRALADLTAVFPRPSSDRNETVGDIDRDGDEDEADLFAAADLGLRTIAAFTGLAHENMYRPSGWRFLDMGARIERAIAVARYARRLAEPKAGSNLLIRLLELTDSQIVHRARYISGPSVKTVLDLVLLDETHPRSAAFQLDRLVEHLTHLSSRHDGRADDAARAALRLAALLKSADPAEFDADMIMDVEIRLMKLSDAITRRYFGEGAGEEPADEIGPGGGSMGETGGP from the coding sequence ATGACCGAGACCGCCCAGCTCGAATTCGAGATGCGCTTCGCCGGGAGCGCAGGCGCTCCGGGAAGCGAGGCGGTGCGTGCGCTCCTGGCCGGGTATCGCCCGGAGGCCGGTGTCCACGACGAGATGATGGCGGAGGACGGGCGGCCGCGCGCTCACTGGCTGCCTCTGCTCAATCTGCTCGCGGGGCTCGGTCCGAACGAGGTGCGCCGCCGCTTCGCGCTGGCCGACCGGCATCTGGCCGATGCCGGCGTGGTCTACCGGGTCTACGGCGACGAGACCGGGGCCGAACGGCCCTGGCCGCTGTCGCATCTGCCGCTCGTCCTCGCCGAGGCCGACTGGTCGGCCCTCGCCGCCGGCATCGTCCAGCGCGCCGAGCTTCTGGAAGCGATCCTGGCCGATCTCTACGGCCCCGCCGACCTTGTCCGCCAAGGACACCTGCCGGCCGCCCTGGTCGCCGGCAACGGGGAGTTCCTGCGTCCCCTGGTGGGCGTGAAACCGGCCGGCGGTCATCATCTGCATGTCTTCGCCGCCGATGTGACGCGCGGCCCGGACGGCCGCTGGTGGGTGCTCGGCGATCGCACGCAGGCACCGTCGGGCGCCGGCTACGCCATCGAGAACCGGATCGCCCTGTCCTCGCGCGGCCTGCCGGACGTGTTCCGTGCCCTGAGGATCGAACGCCTGACGCGCTTCTTCCAGGCGCTGCGCTCCGGCCTCGCCAAGGCTTCCGGCCGCGACGAGCCGCGCATCGCCCTGCTGTCGCCCGGCCCGGCCAACGAGACCTATTTCGAGCATGCCTATCTGGCGCGCGTGCTCGGCTTCCTGCTGGTCGAGGGCGGTGACCTTTCGGTGCGCGGCGATCAGGTCTGGCTGCGCACCGTCGAGGGCCCGATCCGCGCCGACGTGATCCTGCGCCGGCTGGATGCCGATTTCGCCGATCCGCTCGAACTCAACGCCCATTCGCGCATCGGCGTGCCCGGCCTGATGCAGGCCGTGCGCGCCGGGACGGTGGTGATCGCCAATGCGCTCGGCGCCGGACTGGTCGAGGCGCCGGCCCTGATGCCGTTCCTGCCGGCGCTGTCCCGGCACCTGCTTGGCGAAGACCTGCGCCTGTCCAACCTCGCCACCTGGTGGTGCGGCGATCCGGACGCCCGCGCCGCCGTGATCGGCGACATCCGCGCCAAGGCGCTGGCACCCGCCTTTGGCCGCACCCTGCGCGGCACGCTCGACAATATGGGCGTCAACGGCGCCGACCTGTCGCCGGACGACATGAAGCGGCTGATCGCCGCCATGGAGCGGCGCGGCACCGATTTCGTCGGCCAGGAGCCGGTGCGGCTGGCCACAACGCCGGTCTTCGAGCGCGGACGGCTGCAACCGCGTCCCTTCGCATTGCGCGTCTTCGCCGCGCGTGGCCCGGACGGCTGGACCGTGATGCCGGGCGGCCTCTGCCGCATCTCCGACCGACCGGATGCACGCGCCCTCTCGATGCAGCGCGGCGGCCGCTCGGCCGATGTCTGGGTCGCCACGAGCGCGGCCCCGGAGCCGAGCCTTCTGGTGCCGGACCCCGATCAGGTCGAGATCCGGCGCGACACCGGCGCTCTGCCGAGCCGGGCCGCCGACAATCTCTATTGGCTCGGCCGCTATCTGGAGCGCACGGAGGCGACCCTGCGGCTCGCCCGCAGCCTCGCCGGACAGACCAGCGACGACGGCCCGGATACCGGCGACGGCCCCTCGACCCGCCATGTCGCCGATCTCCTGGCCGCCTGGGGGGCGACGCCGTTCGGGCTCGACGACTATGCCGAGATCGTCCGCGAGGCGCTCGGCGGCACCTCGGTCGGCGCCGCGCCGCAGCTGGCGCGCGAAGCCCGCCGCACCGCCTCGGTGGTGCGCGACCGTCTGTCGCCGGATGCCTGGCGGGCGCTGGCGGATCTGACGGCCGTCTTCCCCCGGCCGTCGTCGGACCGCAACGAAACGGTCGGCGATATCGACCGCGACGGCGACGAGGACGAGGCGGATCTGTTCGCCGCCGCAGACCTGGGTCTGAGAACCATCGCGGCCTTTACCGGCCTCGCCCATGAGAACATGTACCGGCCGTCCGGCTGGCGGTTCCTCGACATGGGCGCGCGCATCGAGCGGGCGATCGCGGTCGCCCGCTACGCCCGGCGCCTCGCGGAGCCGAAGGCCGGCTCCAACCTTCTGATCCGGCTTCTGGAACTGACCGACAGCCAGATCGTTCATCGCGCCCGCTACATCTCAGGCCCCTCGGTGAAGACGGTCCTCGATCTGGTCCTGCTCGACGAAACGCATCCGCGCTCCGCCGCCTTCCAGCTGGATCGCCTGGTCGAGCATCTGACGCATCTGTCCAGCCGCCATGACGGCCGTGCCGACGATGCCGCGCGCGCCGCCCTGCGCCTTGCGGCACTGCTGAAATCCGCCGACCCGGCTGAGTTCGATGCGGACATGATCATGGATGTCGAGATCCGCCTGATGAAGCTCTCCGACGCGATCACGCGCCGCTATTTCGGCGAAGGCGCCGGCGAAGAGCCCGCCGACGAGATCGGCCCGGGCGGGGGATCGATGGGGGAGACCGGCGGCCCATGA